The following proteins come from a genomic window of Methanothermobacter tenebrarum:
- the acs gene encoding acetate--CoA ligase, translating into MAEDTTVLLEEKRVFKPNYKIVEEAHIKNWEAELEKGKNIEKYWAEKAKELEWFQKWDKVLDDSNKPFYKWFTNGKINMTYNAVDRWIHTSKRNQVAILYVNERGDEEKLTYYELYRQVNKMANALKSLGIKKGDVVALYMPMCPEAIITMLACAKIGAPHTVIYSGLSVGALVERVNDAKAKIIVTADGTYRRGKIIELKKIVDEAILRCPTVQTTVILEHTGIPIELSDISGKEVLFDSIIEGEDDKCEPEIMDSEDPLFILYTSGTTGKPKGVVHTTGGYMVGVSTTTKLVFDIHDDDIFWCTADIGWITGHSYIVYGPLLVGTTTVVYEGAPDYPDPGVWWKIIEEHGITKFYTAPTAIRHLMRFGDKYPRLYDLSTLKILGSVGEPINPEAWIWYYKNIGREKCPIMDTWWQTETGMHLISPLPVTPLKPGSVTKPLPGIEAEIVDKNGKPVPPGKGGHLVIKTPWPAMLRTLYKDEKRYIETYWENIPGGVYTTGDMARMDEDGYIWIQGRSDDVLNIAGHRIGTAEVESAFVSHPAVAEAAVIGKSDPVKGEVIKAFLILKKGYSLNTALIGDLKKHVRHELGPVAVIGEMVQVDKLPKTRSGKIMRRILRAKEEGLELGDTSTLEE; encoded by the coding sequence TTCTCCTAGAAGAAAAAAGGGTCTTCAAACCCAACTACAAAATTGTGGAAGAAGCCCACATAAAAAACTGGGAGGCAGAGTTAGAAAAAGGAAAAAACATAGAAAAATACTGGGCAGAAAAAGCCAAAGAACTCGAATGGTTCCAAAAATGGGACAAAGTCCTCGACGACAGCAACAAACCATTCTACAAATGGTTCACCAATGGCAAAATAAACATGACCTACAACGCAGTAGACCGATGGATACACACCTCCAAAAGAAACCAAGTAGCAATACTCTACGTAAACGAAAGAGGAGACGAAGAAAAACTAACATACTACGAACTATACCGCCAAGTAAACAAAATGGCCAACGCACTCAAAAGCCTAGGAATAAAAAAAGGAGACGTAGTCGCACTCTACATGCCAATGTGCCCAGAAGCAATCATAACAATGCTAGCATGCGCAAAAATCGGAGCACCCCACACAGTAATCTACTCCGGTCTTAGCGTAGGAGCACTAGTAGAAAGAGTAAACGACGCAAAAGCCAAGATAATAGTCACAGCAGACGGAACATACAGACGAGGCAAAATCATCGAACTCAAAAAAATAGTTGACGAAGCAATCCTACGCTGTCCCACAGTCCAAACAACAGTCATACTAGAACACACAGGAATACCAATAGAACTATCAGATATCAGCGGGAAAGAAGTTCTCTTCGATAGCATAATCGAAGGAGAGGACGACAAATGCGAACCAGAGATAATGGACTCTGAAGACCCATTATTCATACTCTACACCTCAGGTACAACAGGCAAACCCAAGGGCGTAGTCCACACGACAGGAGGCTACATGGTAGGAGTATCAACCACAACAAAACTAGTATTCGACATACACGACGACGACATATTCTGGTGCACAGCCGACATAGGATGGATAACAGGCCACAGCTACATCGTATACGGGCCATTACTCGTAGGCACAACTACAGTAGTATACGAAGGAGCGCCAGACTATCCAGACCCAGGAGTATGGTGGAAAATAATAGAAGAACATGGCATAACAAAATTCTACACCGCACCCACAGCAATAAGACACCTAATGAGATTCGGTGACAAATACCCCAGACTCTACGACCTCTCCACCCTTAAAATACTAGGAAGCGTCGGAGAACCAATAAACCCAGAAGCATGGATATGGTACTACAAGAACATAGGCAGAGAAAAATGTCCAATAATGGACACATGGTGGCAGACCGAAACAGGAATGCACCTCATATCACCACTACCAGTAACACCACTAAAACCAGGATCCGTAACAAAACCACTCCCAGGAATAGAAGCAGAAATCGTTGACAAAAACGGAAAACCAGTACCACCCGGAAAAGGAGGCCACCTCGTAATCAAAACACCATGGCCTGCAATGCTAAGAACCCTCTACAAGGATGAGAAACGCTACATTGAAACCTACTGGGAAAACATACCAGGGGGCGTGTACACTACAGGTGACATGGCCCGCATGGATGAAGACGGGTACATATGGATACAAGGACGATCAGATGACGTGCTAAACATAGCAGGACACAGGATAGGGACTGCAGAAGTCGAATCAGCCTTCGTATCACATCCAGCAGTCGCTGAAGCAGCCGTAATAGGAAAATCAGACCCAGTTAAAGGGGAAGTTATCAAAGCCTTCCTCATACTCAAAAAAGGCTATAGTTTAAACACCGCCTTGATAGGGGATCTTAAAAAACATGTAAGACACGAACTAGGACCAGTAGCAGTTATTGGGGAAATGGTCCAAGTTGATAAACTCCCAAAAACCAGAAGCGGTAAAATAATGAGGAGGATACTCCGAGCCAAAGAAGAAGGATTAGAACTAGGAGACACCTCCACACTCGAAGAATAA
- a CDS encoding GXGXG domain-containing protein encodes MKEAKIDAEGKTPREVNSKLKKLAKEYDRIIIENPNAMHYLAAGLTGDVEVIIDGSAGYFAGTMIHGPRIEIKGNAGWFPADNMTRGKITIHGSAGDGVGQGIYGGTVIVKEDAGSRTGEIMKNGTIIIGGNSGFMTGLYMMGGQIIVLGSLGKDAGESIIRGKIYLRGEAESLGKNAKIKKITEKEKGELEKILEKSGFKLEKAEYDKFKKIVPRSRRPFYGKEVEEG; translated from the coding sequence ATGAAAGAAGCAAAAATCGACGCAGAAGGGAAAACACCAAGAGAAGTTAACAGCAAACTCAAAAAATTAGCCAAAGAATATGACAGGATAATCATAGAAAACCCAAATGCAATGCACTACCTTGCAGCAGGCTTAACAGGAGACGTTGAAGTGATCATAGATGGATCAGCAGGATACTTCGCCGGTACAATGATACACGGCCCCAGGATAGAAATAAAAGGGAACGCCGGATGGTTCCCAGCAGATAACATGACCCGTGGCAAAATTACGATCCATGGATCTGCAGGTGACGGTGTAGGCCAGGGCATATATGGTGGCACAGTAATCGTAAAAGAAGATGCCGGTTCAAGGACGGGGGAAATAATGAAAAATGGGACCATAATCATCGGGGGAAACTCAGGTTTCATGACAGGACTCTACATGATGGGGGGACAGATAATAGTCCTAGGAAGCCTTGGAAAAGATGCTGGTGAATCAATTATACGCGGAAAAATTTATTTGAGGGGAGAAGCAGAAAGCCTAGGCAAAAACGCCAAGATAAAAAAGATAACAGAGAAAGAAAAAGGAGAATTAGAGAAAATATTAGAAAAAAGTGGCTTTAAATTAGAAAAGGCCGAATATGACAAGTTTAAGAAGATAGTACCGAGGAGTAGAAGGCCATTTTATGGTAAAGAAGTGGAGGAAGGATAA
- a CDS encoding CDGSH iron-sulfur domain-containing protein, translating to MKPRIKILKDGPCLVMGNIPLYYGEIVTDEEGHTIDIIEKGEYTPKGTYILCRCGGSNDKPYCDGTHSIIGFDGAETASRDPYISRALTFESEKVRLTDLPELCDHSRFCMRAGGIRELIKKGDPESIKTAIEEAEICPSGRLVLWFKDTGTAYEKKFEKSIVVIYDKQKKCEGPLWVRGGIPIESSDEYEYEVRNRVTLCRCGLSENKPFCDGSHWMTSEEKLAFKKKWGLL from the coding sequence ATGAAACCTAGGATAAAAATATTAAAGGACGGCCCATGCCTCGTCATGGGGAACATACCCTTATATTATGGTGAAATAGTAACTGACGAAGAAGGACATACTATTGACATTATAGAGAAGGGTGAATATACCCCTAAGGGGACTTATATTCTCTGTAGGTGTGGCGGATCCAATGATAAGCCCTACTGTGATGGTACTCATTCAATTATAGGTTTTGACGGTGCCGAAACCGCGAGTAGAGACCCGTATATTTCACGTGCCCTTACATTTGAAAGTGAAAAGGTCAGATTAACAGATCTACCAGAACTTTGCGACCATTCACGTTTTTGCATGCGCGCTGGTGGTATAAGAGAACTGATAAAAAAAGGAGACCCTGAGAGTATTAAAACAGCGATAGAGGAGGCTGAGATCTGCCCTTCAGGTAGACTTGTATTATGGTTTAAGGATACTGGCACAGCCTATGAAAAAAAGTTTGAGAAATCCATTGTTGTAATATATGATAAACAGAAAAAATGTGAAGGTCCATTATGGGTTAGGGGTGGTATACCCATAGAGTCCAGTGATGAGTACGAGTATGAAGTTCGAAATAGGGTGACTTTATGCCGTTGTGGATTATCAGAGAATAAACCATTCTGTGATGGTAGCCATTGGATGACCAGCGAAGAAAAATTAGCATTCAAGAAAAAATGGGGACTCCTCTAA
- a CDS encoding Coenzyme F420 hydrogenase/dehydrogenase, beta subunit C-terminal domain, with the protein MDKIGMVGTPCQITAATLMKDYESFIKEFPVTLKIGLFCMENFSYKYLKKLLKGKGISLKEIIQCRIEGGSAKFHLNNGDIISVPLKELKEAMRKSCQICMDYTAEQADISIGSVGSPRGWSTIIIRTKKGLELIKAAEKNKYIKTRPIDDHGLELLQSLAAKKKEKNLIEIKEREKVARQVMYWRVMPETQYLEEVTDYQFRDLKGDVIDIGACVLCGACLLSCPEEIIKIEDRKPEIRGECPPACNACYIACPRTYVPDNLISHETAKKPLGNYIKILSAKAPMFKGQDGGVVTALLSYALSEGIVDKVLVVDKDTQNPWKPIPKLTRHIEDVVKAAGTKYSACPIFKAMGGS; encoded by the coding sequence ATGGATAAAATTGGCATGGTCGGCACCCCCTGTCAAATAACAGCAGCAACCCTCATGAAAGACTACGAATCCTTCATAAAAGAATTCCCAGTCACATTAAAAATAGGATTATTCTGCATGGAAAACTTCTCCTACAAATACCTTAAAAAACTCCTAAAAGGGAAAGGAATAAGTCTAAAAGAGATAATACAATGCAGAATAGAAGGCGGATCCGCTAAATTCCACTTAAACAATGGAGATATAATATCAGTACCCCTAAAAGAATTAAAAGAGGCCATGCGCAAAAGCTGCCAAATCTGTATGGATTATACAGCAGAACAAGCCGACATATCAATAGGTTCAGTAGGCTCACCCAGAGGATGGTCAACCATAATCATAAGAACAAAAAAAGGACTGGAGCTCATCAAAGCAGCTGAAAAGAATAAATACATCAAAACTAGGCCAATAGACGACCATGGACTTGAATTACTCCAAAGTTTAGCCGCAAAGAAAAAAGAAAAAAACCTAATTGAAATCAAAGAAAGAGAAAAAGTTGCAAGACAAGTAATGTACTGGAGAGTGATGCCCGAGACACAATACCTCGAAGAAGTAACTGATTATCAATTCAGAGACCTTAAAGGAGATGTTATAGATATAGGGGCCTGTGTATTATGTGGAGCATGCCTACTCTCATGTCCAGAGGAAATCATAAAAATAGAAGACAGAAAACCGGAAATAAGAGGAGAATGTCCACCAGCCTGTAACGCATGCTACATAGCCTGCCCAAGAACCTATGTACCAGACAACCTCATAAGCCATGAAACCGCAAAAAAACCACTCGGAAATTATATCAAGATACTGTCAGCCAAGGCCCCAATGTTCAAGGGACAAGACGGTGGAGTTGTAACCGCACTATTATCCTATGCATTATCAGAGGGGATAGTTGATAAGGTTCTAGTAGTTGACAAGGACACCCAGAACCCATGGAAACCCATCCCAAAACTTACAAGACACATTGAAGATGTTGTGAAGGCGGCTGGCACTAAATATTCAGCCTGTCCAATATTCAAAGCAATGGGAGGATCATGA
- a CDS encoding acetate uptake transporter yields the protein MGQETVTIVDKTANPAPLGLLGFGMTTVLLNVHNAGLIPLTSMILAMGFAYGGIAQILACAMEYKKGNTFATLAFGSYGLFWWSLVFLLMVPQITILKTTGTPVQTADPASLAAYLFMWGLFTLLMFIATLRLSRGLQVIFISLAVLFFLLTIGELTGSKLITMIAGYEGIFTGASAIYVGLGEVINEVYGRDIIPV from the coding sequence ATGGGACAAGAAACCGTTACCATAGTTGATAAAACGGCAAATCCGGCCCCACTAGGACTGCTGGGTTTTGGCATGACTACTGTCTTGTTAAATGTACATAACGCTGGATTAATACCCCTAACGAGCATGATACTTGCCATGGGTTTTGCCTATGGTGGGATAGCCCAGATACTAGCATGTGCAATGGAATATAAGAAAGGTAACACCTTCGCAACCCTAGCATTCGGATCCTATGGACTATTCTGGTGGTCACTAGTATTCTTGTTAATGGTTCCGCAGATTACAATCCTTAAGACCACAGGTACACCAGTCCAGACTGCCGATCCAGCGTCGCTTGCAGCATACCTGTTCATGTGGGGGCTATTTACCCTGCTAATGTTTATAGCAACCCTAAGGTTAAGTAGGGGCTTGCAAGTGATATTCATAAGCCTCGCAGTACTGTTTTTCCTACTTACAATTGGTGAACTAACAGGATCCAAACTTATAACCATGATAGCGGGGTATGAGGGCATATTCACGGGTGCAAGTGCAATATACGTTGGTTTGGGTGAAGTTATAAACGAAGTTTATGGGAGGGACATCATACCAGTTTAA
- a CDS encoding MFS transporter, giving the protein MKLYVLLAATLSSFLTPFMGSSINVALPVIGREFQIDAILQTWIPTAYLLAAAMFAVPFGRLSEIKGMKKIFIYGNIIFFIASLLSALAPNAILLIIFRLLQGVGSAMMFVTGLAILTRVYPPMERGKVIGINTAAVYVGLSLGPVLGGALTHYIGWRSLFLVTIPITLLVVFIMSRVREDWADAKGETFDLGGSISYSTFLFLLIYGFSILPDKTAYILLIGSILIASLFFWIELNNPSPVFNLRLFKNFTFTFSSLAALINYSATFGVSLLLSYYLQYIKGLTPNIAGLILVIQPVLMALVAPVAGRASDKFNPQKLAALGMAIISIALFSLTFINALTPLWMILISLAILGIGFGLFSSPNTNAIMSSVEKKYFGIASATVSTMRLIGQSFSIGIVTLIFALILGRVKIEPSNFNLLLRSTHISFSVFAILCFIGIFAALARRRSATNET; this is encoded by the coding sequence TTGAAACTTTATGTCTTATTAGCCGCAACACTTTCATCATTCCTAACACCATTTATGGGTTCTTCGATTAACGTGGCATTGCCAGTTATTGGCAGGGAATTCCAGATAGATGCTATATTACAGACTTGGATCCCTACAGCTTATCTTTTGGCAGCTGCAATGTTCGCAGTCCCCTTTGGAAGATTGTCTGAAATCAAGGGCATGAAAAAAATATTCATCTATGGAAATATCATATTCTTCATAGCATCTCTACTTTCCGCATTAGCCCCAAATGCTATATTACTCATAATATTCAGACTATTGCAGGGTGTGGGCTCTGCGATGATGTTCGTAACAGGTTTAGCAATCCTTACAAGGGTTTATCCGCCAATGGAAAGAGGTAAAGTTATCGGTATAAACACGGCAGCAGTATATGTTGGCTTATCCCTTGGACCAGTGCTTGGAGGCGCCTTGACACATTATATTGGATGGAGGAGTCTATTCCTTGTAACAATCCCTATAACGCTACTTGTAGTGTTTATAATGTCAAGGGTCCGTGAAGATTGGGCTGATGCAAAAGGGGAAACATTTGACCTTGGAGGTTCGATATCCTATAGCACATTCCTCTTCCTATTAATATATGGATTCTCCATACTACCTGATAAGACAGCATATATATTGCTCATAGGAAGTATTTTGATAGCTTCACTATTTTTCTGGATAGAATTGAATAATCCAAGTCCCGTGTTTAACCTGAGATTATTTAAGAATTTCACCTTCACCTTTTCAAGTTTAGCAGCCCTCATCAATTATAGTGCAACCTTTGGTGTTTCACTACTTTTAAGTTATTATCTACAATACATAAAGGGTTTAACTCCGAATATAGCCGGTCTAATATTGGTAATTCAACCAGTTTTAATGGCCCTCGTGGCTCCAGTGGCTGGAAGAGCCTCAGACAAATTCAACCCCCAAAAGCTCGCAGCCTTGGGCATGGCTATAATATCAATTGCACTTTTCAGCTTAACTTTCATCAACGCCCTCACACCACTCTGGATGATACTTATTTCACTCGCGATCCTTGGGATAGGATTTGGTTTGTTCTCTTCGCCCAACACTAATGCTATTATGAGTTCAGTGGAAAAGAAATACTTCGGTATCGCATCTGCTACAGTAAGTACAATGAGACTTATCGGTCAAAGCTTCAGCATAGGTATAGTAACCCTAATATTCGCTCTAATCCTCGGAAGGGTGAAAATAGAACCTTCAAACTTCAATTTATTATTACGAAGCACCCATATTTCCTTTTCAGTTTTTGCTATATTATGTTTTATAGGTATATTCGCCGCCTTGGCTCGGCGCAGGAGCGCAACTAATGAAACCTAG
- a CDS encoding glutamine amidotransferase, protein MCGIAGIVYKDGKPHQAGRDMTKMLHALQHRGPDSAGFSIYGGLNLADDEYLLNIEIKEKKGLLKKVKETIETTTRIKSEEKIQSVENYIIYRCKISLDSFSQLKPLIIEIDKIEDVTVLNGSHSFEMIKDVGSVLEIANRYDTWSKKGTHAIGHTRFSTESIVDRYHAHPFQSYIIPDITVVHNGQITNYWKIRDPLERKGHIFETTNDTECIVHYIADKLSNDYTLEEALEQSVKDMDGPFSYIVGTPDGIGIAKDQLGLRPGVMAEDDEIFAIASEEMALGEVVDTRHIEQIAPGEVRVYEI, encoded by the coding sequence TTGTGCGGAATAGCCGGGATAGTATACAAAGATGGTAAACCCCACCAAGCAGGAAGAGACATGACAAAAATGCTCCACGCCCTACAACACAGAGGCCCAGACTCAGCAGGATTCTCAATCTATGGAGGACTAAACCTAGCCGACGACGAATACCTACTTAACATAGAAATCAAAGAAAAAAAAGGCCTACTAAAAAAGGTCAAAGAGACAATAGAAACCACAACAAGGATAAAATCAGAAGAAAAGATACAATCCGTAGAAAACTACATAATATACCGTTGCAAGATAAGCCTCGACTCATTCTCACAACTAAAACCCCTAATAATAGAAATAGACAAAATAGAAGACGTCACAGTACTAAACGGGAGTCACTCATTCGAAATGATAAAAGATGTTGGATCAGTCCTTGAAATAGCCAACCGCTATGACACATGGTCCAAAAAAGGCACACACGCCATAGGACACACAAGATTCTCAACAGAAAGCATAGTAGACAGATACCACGCACACCCATTCCAAAGCTACATAATCCCAGACATAACCGTAGTTCATAACGGCCAAATAACAAACTACTGGAAAATAAGAGACCCCTTAGAGAGAAAAGGCCACATATTCGAAACAACAAACGACACAGAATGCATAGTACACTACATAGCAGACAAACTCTCAAACGATTACACACTCGAAGAAGCCCTAGAACAATCAGTAAAGGACATGGACGGCCCATTTTCATACATCGTCGGAACACCAGATGGCATAGGAATAGCAAAAGACCAACTAGGCCTGCGACCAGGAGTAATGGCAGAAGATGATGAAATATTCGCTATAGCCTCCGAAGAAATGGCCCTAGGAGAAGTAGTAGATACAAGACACATTGAACAGATAGCACCCGGCGAAGTAAGAGTCTACGAAATATAA
- a CDS encoding glutamate synthase-related protein, which translates to MPFKVERKAEICKRNFDRPGCCWYLCDNRDEEQCKGCFSCYNNCPHEVYEIIKGEPHPIRHENCVGCRICEEMCPNNAIEVNAVAEDRRNVWSLADLTEIQRKSEEGTYKVRGCGALRRIPTFDDLVLVPAQVSRPPIDKYREPCNTKVILGDRYAENPLELDTPIMIAAMSFGAISKEAKIALAMGATLAGTATNTGEGGMLPEERKYASKLIAQYASGRFGVSAAYLNNSEAIEIKIGQGAKAGMGGHLLGEKVTGEVSRIRMIPEGTDALSPARHMDIVGPEDLSMKISQLREITDWRVPIMVKFTSGRVRDDVKIAAKAGADIVVVDGMQGGTGAGPDVVTEHAGIPTIAAIVEADEALREVNLREEVSLVAAGGIRSGADVAKAIALGADAVYIGTAALVAIGCRVCQMCYAGTCRKGIATQDPLLRKRLDYVEGGKRVARYIEAMTEELCMLTQQAGNTDVRKLEKDDLRALNLETAALTGVKMAGMEAPLPSL; encoded by the coding sequence ATGCCATTCAAAGTTGAAAGAAAAGCTGAAATATGTAAAAGGAACTTCGACAGACCAGGTTGTTGCTGGTACCTCTGCGATAACAGGGACGAAGAACAATGCAAAGGCTGCTTCTCATGCTATAACAACTGTCCACATGAAGTCTATGAGATAATAAAAGGGGAACCACACCCAATAAGACACGAAAATTGCGTAGGATGCAGAATATGCGAGGAAATGTGCCCTAATAATGCCATAGAGGTAAATGCGGTTGCAGAGGATAGGAGAAACGTATGGTCATTAGCAGACCTTACTGAAATACAAAGAAAATCAGAAGAGGGCACCTACAAGGTTAGAGGATGTGGTGCACTCCGCAGAATACCAACATTTGATGATCTCGTCCTAGTACCTGCGCAAGTTTCAAGACCACCAATAGACAAATACAGGGAACCATGCAACACAAAGGTCATATTAGGGGATAGGTACGCAGAAAACCCCCTAGAACTTGACACCCCAATAATGATAGCTGCAATGTCATTCGGGGCCATTAGCAAAGAAGCCAAAATAGCATTGGCCATGGGAGCCACACTCGCAGGCACGGCCACAAACACAGGTGAAGGTGGCATGCTACCAGAAGAGAGAAAATATGCATCAAAACTTATTGCACAATATGCATCTGGCAGATTTGGAGTATCAGCAGCTTACCTTAACAATTCAGAGGCTATCGAGATCAAAATAGGCCAAGGGGCGAAGGCTGGTATGGGTGGGCACCTACTAGGAGAGAAGGTTACAGGGGAAGTATCCAGGATAAGGATGATACCAGAAGGTACGGATGCCCTAAGCCCTGCAAGGCACATGGATATAGTCGGCCCAGAAGATCTTAGCATGAAAATATCACAACTTAGGGAAATAACCGATTGGAGAGTGCCGATAATGGTCAAGTTCACTTCTGGACGAGTAAGAGACGATGTTAAGATAGCTGCCAAGGCAGGGGCTGATATAGTTGTGGTTGATGGCATGCAAGGGGGTACGGGCGCCGGACCCGATGTTGTGACAGAACATGCTGGGATACCCACTATAGCGGCGATAGTAGAAGCTGATGAAGCCCTTAGGGAGGTTAACCTTCGCGAGGAAGTGAGCCTTGTAGCGGCTGGTGGGATAAGGAGCGGGGCTGATGTTGCGAAGGCCATAGCATTGGGAGCGGACGCGGTATATATTGGGACAGCAGCTCTTGTAGCTATTGGATGTAGGGTTTGTCAAATGTGCTATGCTGGAACTTGTCGCAAGGGTATTGCAACCCAGGATCCGTTACTTAGAAAAAGATTAGATTATGTTGAGGGGGGTAAACGGGTTGCAAGATACATTGAAGCCATGACGGAAGAACTTTGCATGTTAACACAACAGGCAGGTAACACTGATGTCAGAAAACTTGAAAAGGATGATCTTAGAGCGCTTAACCTTGAAACTGCAGCACTTACCGGTGTTAAAATGGCTGGGATGGAAGCACCACTCCCCTCTTTATAA